DNA from Campylobacter concisus:
TCTTTTGCTTCATACCGCCAGAGAGTTTGTAAAAGGACTTGTTTAAATTTGCATGCAGGTCAAGCTCTAAAAGCTTGCTAAATTTCTCTATCTCTTCAAATTTGACATTTGAGCTTTTGGAGACAAATTCGCAAAGCTCACGCAGGCTAAATTTAAGTGGCGGTGGGGTTTGCGGCACAAATGAGATAAACTTTAGCGCCTCTTTTCTATCTTTTAGGGTATTTACGCCTTTTATCGCGACACTTCCGCTATTTGGCACAAACTCGCCCAAGATGATACGCATGAGCGAGCTTTTGCCAGCTCCATTTTGCCCAAGTATCGCTATCTTTTCGCTAGCTTTTACATTTAGACTGACGCTATCAAGTATCTTTTGCGAGCCAAAAATTTTCGTTACTTCTTTTATATCTATCAAAAAAATTCCTTATATGAGTTTCTTAAAGCCATTGTCAAATTTAAGCGCATCTTGGTGGCACACGTCGATACACCTGCCACAAAGCGTGCAGTCAGCCCCTGCTATCCTAAAGAGCTTTTTACTATCGTCAGTTTTTGCCCCCTTTTTTGTCATAAAAAGCACGTGTGGCACTAGGCAAACATCGGTGCAAACTAAGCAGTGATCGCACTTTTCTTTATCCCAGCTGACCTTTATCGCATTTGGCTTTGCTAGTAGCGAATAGCTCGCTCCAACAGGGCAAACATACCTGCACCATGCCCTGCGCGAAAAGAAAATTTCAACCACAAGCATAGCCACGACTAGCCAGATAGCGTGAAAGTAGCCGTAGATGATAAATCTTGAAAATATCCCAACGACGTTAAAAATTTCAAAGACAAGACTTGAGCTAGCAAAGCTAAGAGCCAAAAACAAAATGGTAAATATGTAGCGCCACTTTGTGTCAAAAACTCGCGGTTTTACTATCTTTTTTGCACGCAAATTTTCATGTATTTTCTCAGCTATCTCGCTTATAAGTGAGTATGGGCAAACCCACGAGCAAAAGCCCCTGCCTCCAAAAATAATGTAAAAGGCTAAGATGCTAAGCGAGCCGATTAGTAAATTTACATGAATTTCATGCGTTGCCAAAAAGACTTGCAAGCTCATAAAAGCGTCTGCTAGGTGAAAGCCAAGTATCCTTGAAGCGCTGATGTCACCCTCTAAAATTTGCACATCGACCCTGTATGAGAGCACAAATAAAAGATGGACTAGCACGATGGTGAAAATGCGCCAAAAACGTATGCTTGGGCGCTTTTTGCCATCTTTTGTAGTCGTTATTAGCGTGCTTAGAAAGCTTACGTTTCTAACGGTCGCACGAACGTTATATTTATCCATTTTTACTTTTTAAATTTAGAAATTTCATCAGCAAGGCTGTTTAGTTCGCTGTCGCTAACGTTTGTTAGCAGTCCCTTCATAAGCGTGTTTTGCACCTTGCCAGCTTTATAATCAGCTAGTTTTTTTAGCAGATCTTCTTTGCTTAGATGAGTGATGTCAGGCGCTACTATGCCTTTGCCATTTGCGCCGTGACATGGTGCGCAAGAGGTAAGATACTGCCTACTAACGCCTTCATTTTGTGTCTTAGCCACACTTAGGCTTAGCTCTTTTACCTTTTTTAGCTCGTCTTCGCTGGCAAATTCCTCGCTAGACTTTGACTGCTCTTTTGAGATATTTTGCTCTACTTTTGGCTGAACGCTAGCTTCTGCTTTCTCCTTTTTAGGCGGAGTTTGGCTTAGCATAAATACCATGATGCCACATATCAGCACCGCTAAAATGATCGTTATGATTTTTCCGATTTTCATTGTTTGCTCCTAAACTGCGCATTAAAATCGCTTATCTCTTTGGCTAGCTTTCTAATCTCACTCTCATCCATCTTTTTAACAAGATCACGCATTAGCACATTTACCTTCTCTTTGTTTTTATAAGCGTTTATCATCTTGAAAATTTCATCCTCGCTCTTTGTTAAAAGAGATGGTCCGATGATGCCATTTGCATAGTCATCGTGGCAGGCTGAGCACTTAGTGATGAAGTCTTTGCTAAGTCTGCCCTTTATAAGCCTTAAATTTATACTTTGAAGCGGGCTTTTTACCATGGCAAGCGCTCCGATCTGGCGACTTACGTTATTGTCTTCAAGACCAAATTTGACGCTTTTTTCGCCGTGCATATCGTATTTTATAAATTCATTTTGCTTATTTATGCTTTGGTTATCTTCATTTTTTTCGACCTTTATGCTAGCACTTGTCGCTACCTTTGCGCCTTGCTCACTAGCAGCCTCTTGCGCTTTGTCCTCGCTCTTTTCACAGCCGACAAATATCAACGCAGCAGCTATTAAAGGTATTATTACTCTCATTTTTTCTCCTTGTAAATTTCATCATAACTCATCTTTGGGGCGATATTTATGATCTTTGCTGGGCAGACCTCAGCACAAACACCACAACCCACACAGCCATTTTTTATGAGCGGCAAATTTGTCTGGCTCATCACTATCGCGCTATCGCCAACTGGGCAAAGCGTGACACAAAGATCGCAAATTTGACCGATCTTGCCTTTTATCTTATCTTTTAGCGCCTCTTCTCTGTCGTTATAAGCTTTGCGATCAAGTAGATGCTTAACGCCAGCTTCGCTTAAATTTTCTCTTTTCACGCTCAAACAGGCTGCCGTGCCACTTAAAACTGCAACGCCCATTTTGACGTCACCCACGACCTTTGTCGCGTGATCGAGCGCACCGCTAGGACAGGCTAGCACACATGGGAAAAGATCACACAAGTAGCAGCCTCGCTCTTTGGCGTCGATGTGAGCTGAGCCACTTGAGTAGCCATCTTCTATATCAAGTAAATTTATACTGTGATAAGGGCATACTTGCACGCACTGACCACATTTTACGCAAAGATCATCAAAGTCATCAACAGCACCTGGTGGTCTAAGATAGAGCTTGTCGCCACTACTTTTTGGCAAAAACTTGCCTATGGCGTATCCAGCCACTGCTGCGGCTGAGCCAATTATCATAAAATTTCTTCTATCCACGTTTTGACCTTAAAGCGTTGAAATTTGAAGCATCGAGCGGTTTTATCCTAGGCGAATTATCTTCAAGTAGCTTTATCGGCTCAGAAAATGGAGCTAGTTTGGCTAAGAAATTTAAGACACTAAAGACGCTTGAGCCGTAGAAAAACTGCAAATTTGGATAGTACTGCCAAAGCTGATCGATATATGAGAGATGCAAAAATGGCGTGTCGCCGTAGCCATCTTTATCTCTATCAAAGCTCTCATACTCATCATAATAATTCTTACTCCACCTATTTAAAAGCATCTTTTCGCCCGGAGTGTCATTTACGACGATGTCCATGTTGCCGATAAAGTCGTTGTTTTCAAAGATGCTTGTGCCTTGCGTAGCGTGAAAATAAACGCCAACCACGTTGTGTAAAATTTTATTGCCCATAAAATTTATCGTCGATCCTGGCTGAAAGGGCGAGTTATCAAGTAAGATGCCACGCGCATTATAGATAAGTGTGTTGTTTTCTATCGTAAAGTCAGACACGTCCTTTAGTCCGATGCCGATGCCAAAAGCGCCGTCACTATCCATAACGAGGTTGTTTTTTATATTTGAGCCAGCTGAATACATAAAAAACATACCAACAGCGTTGCCGATAAATTCGTTATTTTCGACTAAATTTTGATTAGCATACATGAAGTGAAGCGAGTATCTGCTGCCAACTGCCTTGTTGCTTAGAAATTTATTGTGGCTTGCGTACCATGCGACCATGTCACGGCTGTCGCGGATATTGTTGTGCTCGATCAAATTTTCATGGCTATACCAAAGTCTCACCGCATCGCCTCTAAAGCCAAGGCTAGCGCCCTTTTTTGAGGTGATGTTGTTTTCAGTGATCTTTGAGCTACTGCACTCTTTAAAATCAATCCCAAAAAGCACGTCGCTTATGTCGTTTTTAGAAATTTCTACGTTATTTGCCTTATCACAGCCTATGCCAGCGTCAAGTTCGCCAAGGTCGTTGCCACTGCCACTTATCTTTAAATTTTTAAGTGTCACATTTGAAGCGATGATCTTTATAACGCTGCCTTTGCCGCTCCCTTTTATATGGGCATTTTTGCCCTCACCGATGATGCTAAGAGGCTTATTTATCGTTATACCACCTTCATAAACAGCGTCCCCTAGCTTTATCACATCGCCAGGACTTGCGTTATTTATCGCATCTTGAAGGACGTTTGCAAAGCCAAAAAGTGGCAAAAAGGCAAGGGCAAATTTAAAAAATTTACGCATTTAGCTCTTTTTTCTTTGAAAAGACCGCAAGTATGCAAAGCACGCTCATCACCATCATCACCCAAAAGCCGATGGTCGGATAAGAGTGGGTCGTAAAGTGCGCCACGCTACCATCGCCTAAAACGGTTGGCATAAATGGCTTTATCTTAAAGGCGCCCCACTCTTGCATATTGTGTCCGTACCAATATAGCCAGCCCACAAATGCGCTCATAAATAGCACAGGTGCGATGATAGTTGGCACCATGAGAAGCGAGTTAAATTTACCGTCATAGTATAAAAATGCAAGCATGCAAAGTGTTGCTATTAGTAGATAATAAGGCGCGATCGCTCGCTCGACATTGCCGCCATGTTCCATAGGATACATGCCGATGTAGTGGTTTATCGTGTTCATCTCGTGCACGTCGCCGCTATATCCATCTACGTGAAAATATACTGGGATGCCATCTGGAAAGGCTGCCTTTGGGTAGTTTGGCGCTTCAAGAGATACGTACCAGATAGGAAAAGATGGCGTGCCAATCTCTGCTTTTTGCTCGATCATCTTATGAAGATCACTTGCCACCTCTTTTGGCAAAAGGTGGTTTTTATACTGAAATGAGCTATAAAGATCGTAGATAGTGTAGCTATAAGATGGTAGCTCATCGCCCGCGGCTATACGCTCTTTAGCTCCATGCCAGCCAAGAACTGGCAGAGTAAAACAAACGCTCATGATGATAAGTGCAACAATGGTATAAATTTTATATTTACTCATAATCTCTCCTTTAAATTTTAAAATTTAGCCTAGCAAAAGTTAAATTTTAAAATTTAAAAGGGGCAAAGATGCCCCTTAAAACTACATACCTGCGTTTTCGTCTATCCATTTTAGATACTGGATTATATTTTTGATCTCTTCGTCGTTCATATGCTGATTTGGCATTCTAAGTTTAAAGAAGTCAATCATCGCTTTAACGTAGTCATCGTTATAGAATTTAGCAGGGTCTTTGATGAAGTCTGCTACCCATTTTTCGCCGTTTTCGTGTCTTAGCAAGACGCCAGTTAGGTCTGGACCTGAGCTTACTTGACCGATAACGTGGCAACCATTACATCCGCCTTTTAGATAAGCCTCTTCACCTTTTGCAGCAGCTGGGCTCATCGGGGTTGCGATCTCTTTAGCTAGGTTGTTTTTAGCTCTTAGACCAACGTCAGCAGTTTTTACCATGTATTGCCATACTTGGTACTCCCAAAGGATAGCGCCATTTACGTCGCCTTTTTTGTAAGCTTCGTCAGCTTTAGCTTTTACCTCTTTGATGTGGCCGTATTGATCAAGTGCATCATCAACCAAAGCTTTTACTTTTGGATATTTCTCATAATGTTTCTCTTTTAGGTATTTAACAACCTCCTGGATAACATCATCAGTAGCTTTGTTAGTTGCGATTACTTTATCGTACTCGGCTTTTAAAGCCTCTGGACTTAGAGTTTTTAGCTTGCTATTTTTTGCAGATTCATATTTTTTATTTGGATCTTTAACAAGCAAATAACCCATCATCTCAAGGTGAAGTGCTGAACAAAACTCGGTGCAGTAGTATGGGAAGACGCCTTCCATATCAGCTACGAAATTTACTGAAGCAGTTTTGCCAGGCTCAAGTGAAGCGTGGATGTTGTAAAGGTCGATGCCAAAGCCGTGAGTCTCATCTTGCGCGCGCTCTAGGTTTGTTAGGTGAATTGTTACATTATCGCCTTTATTTACCTCGATGTGCTCTGGGTTGATGTGACTTCTGATCATTGTTGCATAGACAGTTACGTTTTTGCCGTTTCTCTCAACTCTTTCTTGACCAGCTAGTGTTGCAAATGGGCTTGCCTCGCCTGTTCTTGAGTTTGTACCCATGTTGTAAGTAAGCGCTGGAGTTAGTTTGCTAGCAGCTATTGAAACAACATCGTGTGGCTCACCAAGTGGGATCGGCATATCATAGATTAGCTCCATTTTTGGACCATTGATGTCTATTAATTGGTGGTTTTGTGGATGGAGTGGGCCAACTGGGTTGAAGCGATCGATTGAAAGTTTATCAAGTGCGATTGCATATTTGCCAACTGGTTTTGCTGATTTGCCCTCCATTGTGTCAAGGTGACCGATGTTGTAATGAACATTTATCTTGTCAAGCACTTTTAAATTTTTATAGTCCCATTTTACGATTTGACTATCAACGTAAAGTGAAGTATAAAGTACGCCATCTTGTGAGTCAAATGATGTATGCAGTGGTCCAAGGCCAAGTTCGACTTGTCCGTGCATTGACTTTTCTCTATCTAAGATAGGTATGCCGTATGGGTCAGTGCCAGCGTACTCTTTTTTGTCGATTAGCTCTTTGATCTTTTTAAAGTCATAAACTGATGCGTGAGTATCAAGCTTACCACCAACGATGATGTATCTGCCATCTGGTGTTACGTCACAACCGTGCGGGCTCTTTGACTCTGGGATCAAAAATAGTGCTCCAGCTTTAACAGCAGCCTCTATCGTGATCACTCTGTGACCATTTACAACTTTGTAGTTTTTCTTATCCTGTGCAAGTTTTTCTAAAATTTGCCAGTTATAAACATGTAAGAAGTCAGTATCATTTCTACTAGCACCTGCCTCAAATGGAGGAAGACCTTTTTCGATACCGCCTGTATACATCTCGCTATTTATTGAGTTTGTAAAGCCCCAGCCGTAGCTCTCGCCCTTACCAGCGTCGCTTAGGTCTTGCCAGTATGGAGGAAGCTCAAGTGAGAAAGATGCTTTCTCGTCAATCTTGCCTTTTGGATAGTCAAATTTCCAAAATGTCACAGCGCCTCTATAGACAGCTTCGTAGTCGTCCATTGAGTGGTAGTTGTCATCAAGTGGAGCTGCGTACTGGCTAGCTTCGATGACGTACTCGCTGTTTGGAGTGATGAAGCTACCACCGTGCTCACTCTTCATGATAGGGTTTACGACCATTTGAGTTGTCTCAAAGTCTTTTAAATTTATGACAGCGATCCTTGGGTTTGCCTTGTCGTTGATAAATAGATAATCACCAACATACTCACCATTTTTCTCAGTGAAATTTGGGTGGTGCGTATCGCCCCAAGTTATCTCTTTGCCCCTGATGTTGCCTTGTTTTAAAACAGCTTTTGACTCATCGTCGTAGCCATATCCTTGCCAAGGCTCTGGGGTGAAAACGCCGATGTATTTATAAATTCTCATCGACGGAACGCCATAAACTAGCACTTGACCACTCTGCCCGCCAGATGAAAAGACGATGAAATCATCTTTTTTACCGCTTGGCTGGTAAGTCTTAGCAGCTGCAAGGACATCTTTTTCGCTTAGCCCGCGCTCTTTCATGACTTTTTCAAGGTCACTACTAGCAGCACAAGCAGCAGTTAAAGATAGCCCAAGCAGTGCAGCACTTGCGACACAAAATAACTTTTGCATTTACTCTCCTTTTTAAAATGAATTTATCTCTAAACTCTTTGTCTTATTGCCTAGATCCACGCCAACAAGCACGTTTTTATCTATAAAAATTTCTTTTATCTCGCCACTAAAAAGCTCTTTTTTGCCCTTTAGCTTGAAGCTTTTGTCAAATTTATAGATCACTCCGTCCTCGCTAGCTACTAAAACCTCATCTCCCACACAAGCAAGAGCTGAAATTTTAGATCTTAAAACTTGCTTTTTAGCTCCACTTTTAAGATCTAAAATTTCTCCATTTTTAAAGCCTATAAAAATTTCATCATCGCTAAATTTACAAGCGCTCACTGGTGCAAAGCCAACGCTTTTTTGCTCTTTTGCGTTAAGCTTGCTATCAAGCAAAAACGCCTTGCCATTAAAGCTTGTAAAAAACACTCCCTCACCAAGCGGTAAAAAGCTAGAAATTTTATAAACATTGTTAAAATTTTTTGATATAAATTTTTTAGAACTCTTGTCAAAAATGGCGATCGTTACGACATTTGCCATATCGCAAGCGACGTAAATTTTCTCTTTATCTAGCAAGATATTTGAAACCTTACAGCCAACATTTGGCAGAGCAAATAAAAATTCCTTCTCGCTAGCTACCTTTACGATCTCGTTGTTTAAATTTGCAACGTAAAAAGAGCTCTCATCAAAAGCACATCTTTGATCTTTGTAAATTTTCTCCTTTAGTCCTAGGCTTTTTGTCTCGCCATCTTTTACAAAGATGATGTTTTGACTATTTTCATCGATGAAACAGCCCTTACCCTCGGCAAAAAGCGCTATCAAAGATAAGCTAAGACATAGCAGAAATTTCATTATCTAGGTTACTTTCATCGTAAATTTAAAATTAACAAAAATATACATATTCATATCTTAAAAGCAAATTAGAAGTTAATTTATTTTCTTAAGCTTTTAAAGAAAAATATCAATAATTTTTTTTAAATTTTGCTATTTACAATAAATAGACTTTGGAATTTAATGGATAGAAATATATTTTTAATAAAATTTATTATATATGAAAATACGTATTTTAGGCTTTTTTTGCATTAAAAATTTAAATTATAAATATTTCTTTAAAAAAATTATTTAAATTATATAATTATATTAAGAAATGAAAAATTTCTCTTGCGTTTTGAGCAAAGCTTAAATTTTAGATTTTTGATATTTTTTTGCTTAAATTTGCTGATAACTTAAATTTGTTTAAATAGGCTATAATCCACCAAAAAAAGGAGAGATAATGCTAACACATTTAGATGAAAAAGACCGTCCAAAGATGGTCGATGTAAGCCCAAAAGATCCAACTAAAAGAGTAGCAACTGCTAGTGGGATCATCAAAATGAGCAAAGATGCTTTTAAGGCGATCAAAGAAAACACAGGCAAAAAAGGACCAGTCATCCAAACAGCCGTTGTCGCTGCGATAATGGGCGCTAAAAAGACAAGCGAGCTAATACCTATGTGCCATCCACTGGCCATTTTAGGCGTGGATTGTGACATCGAGGAGCTGCCTGAAATTTGCGCTTTTAAGCTTTTTGTAAGCGTAAAGATAGAGGGCAAAACAGGCGTCGAGATGGAGGCGCTAACAGGCGTAAGCGTGGGACTTCTTACTATTTATGATATGGTAAAAGCCATAGATAAAGGTATGGAGATCGGAAGCATCGTACTAGAGAGCAAAACAGGAGGCAAAAGTGGCGAGTATATGCGATCTAAATAATAAAAAACCAAAGATCGACTACCCAACGCACTGGGAGTACAAAGTGATCTTTGATGCGAGTGATGAGGCAGAGGCAAAGGTGAAAGATATAGTAAAAGATAGGGAATTTAAGCTAGTTTTTTCTAAATTTAGCAAGGATAAAAAATACGCGAGCTATGATCTGGCGGTGCTAGTTTTGAGCGAAGAAGAGAGACTGGAGATATTTTCAGCCCTAAAACACGAAGCAAAATACGTTTTATAAGGTAAAAATATGGATAAACTTGAGCAAAATTTACGTGATTATAAAGATAGCGAAGGGCTACTAACTAGCATAAAGGCTCTTTGCAACGACTTTTTTAAGGACGTCTCAGACAAAGATGAAAACGCACTGCCTGATCTTTTGAAGCAAAAGATGAATGAGCTTTATGACAAGATGGACAAAGAGAGCCTCATAAATGCTAAAAATCTAAAAAGCGCTATGGAGGGGATAAATCAAGCTCTAGTTAGTGGCGAAGAGAAGGAGCTTTATGAGCTATTTGATAAAAGAGATGAGATAAATAGAGCCATCGAGACAAAGCGTGAAGAGATAAAAAATAGGCTAAAAATTTCATTTGAAGCGGCTGAAGAGGTCGTAAAAGATAGAAATTTTGGCGAAAAAGAGGAAATTTTAGAGCTTTTAAACAATGCGATCATTAGAGAAACGAGAATGCTTGGCATCTTAAAAGAGAGCGCTCAAATCGCATTTTTAACGACGCTTGAGGGTGCAAAGGATGTAGAAGAGACCGCTGGTGCGATAGCTAAAAATATGACCTATTCTGCGATAAGAGGTGGGGAGTTTAGCAAAGAGCGAATGTTTGAAATTTCAAAAAATATCATCAGTGCAGCGGGAAATTTAGCAAATGAGGGGCATATCTTTGCAAAAGAGCTCATAAAAGGCGCGATAAATGGCACGAGAGATGGCATTTTAAGAGCTATTGAAAAGCTAAAAGATGAGGCTAAATTTGCTCCAGACGAGCTAAGGCTAAACTCACAGCTTTTAAATTTAAAAGCTGTAGATGAAGAGTTTATAGCGCTTCTTAAAGAGCTTGAAAACGAATTTGATGGCGTAGCTAAAAGCGAGATTGAAAGCGTGATAAATAGCGAGCTTGACACAAATCTAGCAAAATTTAAACGCATAAGTGATCAAGCGATAGAGCAGATCAGCTCAAGGCTTGAAGAGCTAAAATCAAACGGCGTTGCTAAGCTTATGAGCGAGGCGAACAATAAATTTGAAGCCCTAAAGCAAGAACTAAATGACAAGAGCAAAAAGCTAAAGCTAAATTTTGACGCTAATGATAAACTTGAAGGCCTCAAACAAGATATCGCGGAGTTTGAGAAAAAGGCGAACGACAAGCTTGAAGATATCAAACAAATGGATATAAAAACAGAAGCTAAGAAATTTGGCGATAGAGCCTATCAAGCCGCAAAAGACTTTTTAAACGTCATAAAAAAAGATAAAAAAGAGGAGTAAATTTGCCAAGCTTTTTGGCAAATTTATCATTTTGGCTAGGTCTTAGCCTAGCCTTTTATAACTTAAATTTATAAAAATAGATAGAGCAAAAACGCACCCAAGATCAAGCGGTAGATGACAAAAGGTAGCATCCTGATCCTTGAGATGATCCCCATAAATAGCTTCACGCAAATATAAGCACTAACTGCACTTATGATGACGCCAAGGGCGATGTCACTCCAAGGCAAGGCGTTTGGATCTTTTATAAGCTTGATACTCTCAAGTCCGCCAGCTAGGATGATGACTGGGATCGACATCAAAAATGAGAAATTTGCACTGCCTTTGTGGCTAAATCCTAAAAATAAGGCTGCTGTCATCGTTATACCTGATCTTGAGACGCCAGGGATGAGCGCCACAGCCTGCGCTAAGCCTATGATAAGAGCAAATTTTATGGTCATTTCATATTCACTCTTGTTTGTCGAGCGAAGATCAGCAAAGTAAAGTGCGATGCCAAAGACGATCGTAGTAACAGCGATCACAACGCCGCTTCTTGCGTACTCTTCGATTACGTTGTTAAACAAAAGTCCAAAGATGCCAACTGGGATAGTGGCAAATCCAACGCACCAGACAAGCAGGCTATCGCCCACCATCTTTCGTTGCGCGATCGAGGCAAAAAAGTCACGAAGTAGCTTGAAAATCGTATCTTTAAAATAAAAAAGTATCGCGCTTAGCGTACCAACATGCACTGCCACGTCAAAAGCAAGCCCTTGATCTGGCCAGCCAAGTAGCTTTGGTACCAAGATGAGATGAGCTGAGCTTGAAATAGGCAGAAATTCGCTTATGCCTTGCACCAAGGCTAAAACGATAACGTGAGAAATTTCCATAAAATGCCTTTTTTGATTGTAGATTGCAGTTGGGGATTTTACTCCCCAAAGTTAAATTTTATATAAGTTCGCTAGCAAAATTTGCAAGCTTTTGCGGAGTAAATCCGAAGTGATCAAATAGCTCGTTCGCCTTGCCGCTAGCGCCAAAGCTGTTCATACCATAAACTGCGTCGGCAAATTTATACCACTCATAGCCAGTTGCGGCCTCAACTGCGATGATCGTTGTGTTTTTATCTAAAATTCTAGCCACATACTCAGCTGGCTGCTCGCAAAGTAGGTCAAAACAAGGCGCTGATACGATATTTACGCCGATACCTTGCTCAGCTAGAAGTGCGGCTGCTTTTACGCAGAGTGAGACTTCGCTGCCACTTGCTATAAATGTAATCTTCGCATCTTTTGCCGAGCTTAGCAGATATGCGCCGTTGCTAACCTCGCCAAATTCGCCTTTTGCAAGTGGCTCAAGCCCTTGGCGGCTAAGCACAAAGGCACTTGGAGCGTTTAAATTTAGCGCTACTTGCCAGCTAGCTGCGTTTTCATTGCCATCAGCTGGGCGGAAAGTGTAGAAATTTGGCATAGCTCTAAATGTGCTAAGCTGCTCAATCGGCTGATGTGTCGGACCATCTTCGCCAACGCCGATGCTATCGTGTGTGAAGACAAAAAAGTGCTTGATGCCCATTAGCGCTGCTATCCTCGCACTTGGCTTTAGATAGTCGCTGAAGATGAAAAATGTCGCTGAAAATGGCAAGAAAAGACCGTATCTGGCGATGCCATTGTTGATAGCTGCCATGGCGTGCTCTCTGATGCCGTAGTGGATGTTTTTGCCATTTGGGAAGTCGCCCATGCCCTTTAGCTCGGTCTTGTTTGATGGAGCAAGATCTGCACTACCACCGATAAAGCCAGGAAGTTTTTTAGCTATCTCATTTAAAATGACATGGTTTGTATCTCTTGTGGCTAGCTTTTTATCGCTAAAGTCTGGAAATTCGAGCTTGCTAAAGTCTGGATTAAGAAGAGAATTTAGTAAATTTTTGCCTTCAATGCTTAGTGCCTCAACCTTTTTGTTCCACATAGCCTCTTCAAGATCGCCCTTTTCAACTGCACCTCTAAATCTTAAAAGCACGTCCTCGTCAATGGCAAATTTCTTCTCAGGATCAAAACCAGCTGCAGCCTTTGCCTTTTTGATGATCTCCTCGCCAAGTGGCGCGCCGTGGCTGTGGTGTGAGCCCTCAAGCTCCATTGCGCCGCGTGCTATGTGCGTGTTTGCGATGATGAGATATGGCGACTCTTTCTCGCTAGCTTGCTCAAGCGCAAATTCGATCTGGTTGAAGTCATGTCCGTCGATGCGTGCGACCTCCCAGCCCTGCGCTTCAAATCTAGCCTTGACATCCTCGCTAAATGCTATCGCTGTGTCGCCCTCGATCGTGATGTTGTTTGAGTCGTAGATGAGCACAAGGTTGTCTAGTCTTAAATTTCCAGCCACAGAACATGCCTCGTAGCTTATGCCCTCTTCTAAGTCGCCGTCGCCACAAAGGCAGTAAATTTTATGATCGATTATTTTATTATCTGGCTCATTTAGCACGTTTGCAGCGTATTTTTCTGCCATGGCAAGGCCAACTGCATTTGCTACGCCTTGACCGAGTGGGCCAGTAGCCATCTCAACGCCTGGAGTGTGAATTTCTGGATGTCCTGGGGTGTTTGAGCCAAGTTGGCGGAAATTTTTAAGCTCATCTAGGCTTAGATCGTAGCCAGTTAGATGTAAGAAGCTATAAACCAAGCTTGATGCGTGACCACCGCTAAAAACGAGCCTATCTCTGTTTAGCCATTTTGGATTTTTAGGGTTATGTTTTAAAAAGTTGCTTAAAACCACCATGATATCAGCTAGGCCCATAGGAGCACCTGGGTGTCCGCTGTTAGCGTTTTGCACCATATCAGCGCACAAAAATCTTATAGTATCGGCTTGTTTTTTTAGCATATGATCTCCTTTTATTGCGTCAGATTATACAAAAAAGTGATTAAAACTTGCCTTGCATTTTTGCCCAAAATGTCTAAAAAGTGATATAAATTTACTAAATTTACGCGCTATCTTAGATGCTTGTCTGTAAGCTCTAAGATCATCTTTGCTATGCCAGCATCTATCTGTTTTAGCGCCTCTTTTATCTCGCTAATTAGCTCATCTTTTTTCTTTTTTGCACCCTCTAAACCAAGTAAATTTGTAAA
Protein-coding regions in this window:
- the tkt gene encoding transketolase; this translates as MLKKQADTIRFLCADMVQNANSGHPGAPMGLADIMVVLSNFLKHNPKNPKWLNRDRLVFSGGHASSLVYSFLHLTGYDLSLDELKNFRQLGSNTPGHPEIHTPGVEMATGPLGQGVANAVGLAMAEKYAANVLNEPDNKIIDHKIYCLCGDGDLEEGISYEACSVAGNLRLDNLVLIYDSNNITIEGDTAIAFSEDVKARFEAQGWEVARIDGHDFNQIEFALEQASEKESPYLIIANTHIARGAMELEGSHHSHGAPLGEEIIKKAKAAAGFDPEKKFAIDEDVLLRFRGAVEKGDLEEAMWNKKVEALSIEGKNLLNSLLNPDFSKLEFPDFSDKKLATRDTNHVILNEIAKKLPGFIGGSADLAPSNKTELKGMGDFPNGKNIHYGIREHAMAAINNGIARYGLFLPFSATFFIFSDYLKPSARIAALMGIKHFFVFTHDSIGVGEDGPTHQPIEQLSTFRAMPNFYTFRPADGNENAASWQVALNLNAPSAFVLSRQGLEPLAKGEFGEVSNGAYLLSSAKDAKITFIASGSEVSLCVKAAALLAEQGIGVNIVSAPCFDLLCEQPAEYVARILDKNTTIIAVEAATGYEWYKFADAVYGMNSFGASGKANELFDHFGFTPQKLANFASELI